ACAACCACCAAGATGGTTGTCGAACTTCTCGAATCCCAGGGCCTGAAGGTGTTCACCAACCGCACCGGCAGCAACTTCACCCGCGGTGTCGCCGCGGCCCTGCTTGGCGAGGTCGACTGGCGCGGGCGCCTGGATGCCGACGTCGCCGTCTTGGAGCTGGACGAGGCGCACGCCGTGCACTTCGTGAAGCTGATCCAGCCCCGCTATTCGCTGCTGCTGAACGTTCTCCGCGACCAGCTGGACCGCTTCGGCGAGATCGACAAAACCACCCGGCTGCTGGAGGCCATCGCGAAGGCCACCACCGGCACCGTGGTCCTGAACCGCGAGGATCCGCGCGTCGCCGGCATTGCCGCGTCGCTGGACAAGCAGGAGGTCCGCTACTTTGGCCTCGACGCATCGCTGCGCAGCACCTTCCCGAATGACGACGAGATGCGCGGGTCCAAGGCCGAGGCCCTGGCCGCCGTGCTGCCCGCCGACGTCGTCCTGGAGCGCGTGGCCGAAACCGATGCCGACTTCCGCGTGGACGACGCCGTCGTGACCACCGGCCTGAAGCTGCGCGGGGTCTACAACATCTTCAACGCAGCGGCCGCCCTGGCGCTGGCCCGCGTGATTTCCGGACCGCAGGCCAATTCCGAGGCCCTGTTCACCGCGCTGTCCAATGTGGAGCCGGCGTTTGGCCGCGGCGAGTCGCTGGTGGTCAACGGGCAGCCGCTGGAACTGGTGCTGGTGAAGAATCCCAGCGGTTTCCGGCTCGGCCTGAAGTCCTTTGCCGCCCACGGCTACTCGACCATGATCGCGATCAATGACAACTACGCCGACGGCCGCGACATGTCCTGGCTGTGGGACGTCGATTTCGAGACGCTCGCCGAGAACGGTGTGAACATGGTCACCGGCGTGCGCGCCTACGACATGGCACTGCGGCTGAAGTACGACGACGTGCCGGTGGCGGACATGGACCCGGACATCACCGATGCCCTGAAGAAATTCATCACGGTTTCCGGCCAGCGCCCGATGCGTATTTTCTGCACCTACACGGCCATGCTGGCCGTGCGGCGCGAACTTTCCAAGATCACGACAGTAGAGGTGGTCTCATGAGCGAGGACCTGTCAGCGGCGCAAGACCGGACCATCAATGTCCTGCAGCTGTATCCGCGGGAAATGAACATTTACGGCGACTGGGGCAACGTCCTGGTGCTGAAGCAGCGCCTGAAATGGTACGGCTACAAGGCCAACGTCCTGGAGTACAACGTGGGCGACGAGTTCCCCGCGGGCGTTGACCTGCTGGTCGGCGGCGGCGGACAGGACAGCGGGCAGGTCGTCATTCAGGACGATCTGCAGGCACTGGCCCCCACGCTGCGGGCCATGGCCGAGGACGACGTGCCGATGCTGGCGATCTGCGGGCTGTACCAGCTGTTCGGCCGGTTCTTCAAGACGCACACCGGCACCGTGATTCCCGGCATCGGGCTGCTGGATCTGGAAACGCACGGCGGCACCGAGCGGCTGATCGGCAATGTGCTCTCGGTCAGCGAGGAGTTCGGCGAGATCCACGGCTATGAAAACCACAGCGGCCAGACGTTCCTGGGCCCGGGCGTGAAGCCGCTGGCCGAGGTGCGCAAGGGCGAGGGCAACAACACCAAGGACAGCTACGAGGGCGCCCGTTACCGCAACGTGGTGGCCAGCTACCTGCACGGCTCGCTGCTGCCGAAGAACCCGGCCATCGCCGACTTCCTGATTCAGCAGGCCGTGATCCGCAAGTTCGGCTCCTTTGATCCGGTGCCGCCGTCGGTGCAGGACCTGGAGGAGCTGGCGAAGCTCTCCGAGCTGGCGCGGCAGCACGCCGGGCAGCGCCCGCGGTAACCCGCCGCAGTCAGGGCGCCGGCTCCGCGCTGACCAGCCACTCGCGGGCACCGGCCTCGGCCGCTCCCATGGACTCGACGACGCCGATGGTCCGGGCCCGCACCGCCGCCGCCTGGCTTTCCGAAGCGCACGCGCCCTGCGGCCGGTCAGCCGCCACGGAGCACCAGCGGTAGGGGTCACTGACAATCACCGACGGAGCCCAGGCCAGATCCGTGACGCTCCAGCCGCCGACGTCGTCCTGGCCGAACTGCGCGCGCAGGATCAGTCCTTCATTGTTCACGTCATACCAGGGCGAGAGTTCGGTGACGGCGTTGCCCAGCCCGTACGCAATCCAGGTGCCGTTGTAGTTTTCGATCGGCAGCACCGAGTGGCTGTGGTGACCGTAGATGAAGTCGAACTCGCCGCTGTCGGCCAGGGCATGCGCCGTTTCAATCTGCTGCGCGTTGGGCACCGACGCGTATTCATCGCCGGCGTGGACCGCCCCCACCACGACGTCGGCGCCGGCGGCCCGCGCGGCCTGCGCCCGGGCGATCATGTCCGCCGGATCCAGCAGATCCACCTGCCAGTCGAACTCGGCGCTCATGCCGTTCAACCCGTAGGTCGCCTCGATCACCGAGACCTTCGCCGCCGGGGCCTCCAGGATCATCGGCTTCGCTGCGTCCGCCTCCGAGGCGTAGGAACCGGTGTGTTCCAGCCCCAGGGCATCCAGCTCGGCCAGGGTGCGGTTCAGGCCCGCGGTCCCGGCATCGACGGTGTGGTTGCTGGCCGTGGTGCAGGCGTCATACCCTACGTCCTGAGCGGCGGACAGGATCTGTGGCGGAACGTTGAACAGCGGATAACCGGCGTAGGGCCCCTGCGCCTCCGCAACGGGTGTTTCCATGTGGCAGATGCCCAGGTCAGCGCGGTCGAGGTAGGCCCGCTTGCCTTCGAGCAGCGGCCTGAAGTCCAGCGGCTTCCGTCCGGAGGCCGCCGCGTCGGTCTCGGCCTGTGCCCACAGCTGCGGATGCACCAGCAGATCTCCGGCCAGCATCATCGAAAAGCACCGCACGGCCGCACAGCCCGCGCCCAGGCCGGGAGTCGGTTCGGGAACCGCAGCGGGCGACGGTGCCGCGGTCCCCGTCGCGGCGTCCGAAGAGATGCGCGGTTCCGAGGACTGCGCCGGTTCGGAGGGCACCGGGTCGGAGGTTCCCGGGGAGCATCCGGCCGCCAGCACCAGCAGCAGTACAGCCGTGAACCCAAATCTGCGTGCACCCATGATCGCTCCCGCCCTCCTGAAGACCGCACCGCGCAGCCGGAGCAAGCGTACGACGGCGTTTCGGTTGTTCGCCTCACCGCGCATGTGCGAGTCTTGACCCTTATGAGTAACCCTTTCCTGAGCACCAGTACGCTGCCCTATCAGTTGCCGCCGTGGAAGGAGATCACCCCTGATGATTTCCTGCCCGCCTTCAAAGCCGGCTTCGAGGAACAGCTTGCCGAGATCGATGCGATTCTGGCCAACCCGCAGGCACCCGATTTCACCAACACGGTAGCCGCGATGGAGCTGGCCGGCCAGACGCTGGCGCGGACGGCCTCTGCGTTCTTCACCCTCACCGCGGCGGACGCCACGGACCAGGTGCAGGCCATCCAGCAGGAAGTGGGACCGCAGCTGGCCGCCCACGAGGACAGCATCTACCTCAACAAAGCCCTCTGGGCGCGGCTTGAAGCAGTGTCCCCCGAAGGTTTGGACGCCGAATCGGCGCGGCTCCTGGACGAGTACCGCCGCAGCTTCATCCGCGCCGGAGCCCGGCTCGACGACGACGGCCAGGCCCGCATGCGCGAACTGAACTCCCGCCTGTCGGTGCTGGGCACCGACTATGCCCAGAAACTGCTTCGGGACACCAACGATTCGGCGCTGCTCCTGGCGGACGCTGCCGAACTGGACGGGCTTTCCGCTGATGACGTTGCCTCAGCCGCCGCGGCCGCCGCAGAAGCCGGCGCCGAGGGCAGCTACCTGCTGTCCCTGGTCCTGCCTACCTCGCAGCCAGCCCTGGCCTCGCTGACGAACCGGGAAACCCGCCGCCGGCTCCTCGAGGCGTCGCTGAACCGCGGATTCCGCGACAACGACGACAACACTCTGGCCCTCGCCGCCGAAATGGCGGCCCTGCGTGCCGAACGGGCCGCCCTGCTGGGTTTCGCCAACCTCGCCGAGTTCGCCACCGACAACCAGACCGCTCCGTCACTGGACGCAATCCACTCAATGCTCGACCAGCTGGCTCCGCCGGCGGTCCGCAATGCCCGCGCCGAAGCGGAGCTGCTGCGCGAGGCCGCCCGCCGGGACGGCATTGACGAGCTCGCCGCCTGGGACTGGTCCTACTATTCCGAACAGGTCCGCCGCGAGAAGTTCAGCGTGGACCGCTCGGCGCTCCGTCCCTACTTTGAACTGGAACGGGTGCTGAACGACGGCGTCTTTTATGCCGCCAACCGGCTCTACGGGCTGACCTTCACCGAGCGGCCGGACCTCACCGGCTACCATCCGGATGTCCGCGTCTGGGAAGTGAAGAACGACGACGGTTCAGCCCTCGGCCTGTTCCTGGGCGACTACTACACCCGCGACACCAAGGCCGGCGGCGCCTGGATGAACTCCCTCGTGCACCAGTCGGCGCTGCTGGGAACGCAGGCTGTGGTGATAAACAACCTGAATATTCCCAAGCCGCCCGCCGGCGAACCGACGCTGCTGTCCTTCGACGAGGTCGTCACGGCCTTCCACGAATTTGGCCACGCGCTGCACGGCCTGTTCTCCGACGTCACCTATCCGCAGTTCTCCGGCACCGCCGTCCCCCGGGACTTTGTCGAGTACCCCTCGCAGGTCAATGAGATGTGGATGCTCTGGCCCGAGGTCGTGGCCAACTTTGCCAGGCACCACGTCACCGGCGAGCCGCTGCCGCAGGAAACCATCGACAAGATTGAAGCTGCGTCCACCTGGGGCGAGGGTTTCGGCACCACCGAGTACCTCGGCTCGGCCCTGCTGGACCTGGCCTGGCACGAGCTTGCCCCGGGAGAGACGGTGGCCGATCCGCAGCAGTTCGAGGCCGACGCCCTGAGCCGGGCCGGCGTCGCCCTGGACCTGGTGCCGCCGCGCTACCGGTCCGGCTATTTCAAGCACATTTTCGCCGGCGGCTACGCGGCCTCGTACTACGCCTACATCTGGAGCGAGGTCCTGGATGCCGACACGGTGGAGTGGTTCAAGGAGAACGGCGGGCTGACCCGCGAAAACGGCGACCGGTTCCGCCTTGAGCTGCTCGCGCGGGGCAACAGCATCGACCCGCTGCAGGCTTTCCGGAACTTCCGGGGCCGCGAAGCCGCCATTGAGCCGCTGCTGCACCGCCGCGGGCTGGCCTGATCCGCGATGGTGACCATTGCTGCCTGTCAGGACCTTCACCAGGACTGGCTTAAGAAACTGGCCGGCGTCACCGGCGGCCGGACCTTCTCCACGCATGAAGCGGAGTGGGTCTGGCTGCCGGCACGGCGGCAGCTGGTGCTGCTGTATCCGCAGCGGATTTCCCCTGCCGGGATCCGTCCCGGCCTGACCGAAGGCATGCGGCTGGGCGCCCAGAGTGTGTCCGTCTGGCTGAACAACGCGGTGGGTTACGCACCGCTGGAGGCCTTCGGTTTCCGCCGCGGCCCGCAGCCGCTGTGGATGAGCGCCCCGGTTGACGTGCCGCAGCAGTACAGCGCAGCGGCTGCAACAATCGATCCGGAGCCCGCCGAGGTGTCAGGGCCCGACGCCGAAGAGCTCGCCGCCGGGCGCGGCCATCCCCGCACCGCTTGGCACCTGACCACGCGCGGTGAGGGGAAACTCACCGGCCGGGCCTGGGTGTACGTGCCCGCCGCGGAGGAGCCGGGAAAATCTCTGGGAGGCATCTTTGGCCTGGCCGTGGGCCCGTCCAGCCGTCGCCAGGGCTACGGGACGGCGCTGTTGAGCCGGGCCGCCACTGTTGCGGCCACCGCCGGCGCGAACCGGCTGGCGATCAATGCCGCTCCGCTGGGCGCCGAACTCTGTGCAGCCCGGGGCTTCGAGCTGATTGGCCGCGGCCAGCAGCTGACCCTGGACCTGCGCTGACACTGCAGGCCTTCCCGGAAGATCCGGCGGCAGCCGCCGTCCGTAGTACAGGCAACGGTCTTATCAGCTCGGAATGAGCCCGTTATCTGTACAACGGATGGGGCGGCGTGCCGGAATGAGCCCGTTATCTGTACAACGGATGGAGCGGGCTGCCGGAACTGGTGCGGCTAGGCGGCCGGGTTGCCCAGCTGGGCCTGCCGGTGCACGGCGCTCATGCGCTGGATGATCGTCACGCAGCTGGCCGCACACAGCGCCACCAGGACCACAAGCAGCAGGACTTCGGGAACGCCCAGCCCCACCAGGCCGGTGGCGACCAGCAGCGAGACCAGGCGTTCAGCGCGTTCGGCGATGCCGACGTTGGCGTTGAACCCCAGGGACTCGGCCTTGGCGCGGATGTAGGAGACCAGCATGCCCAGGACCAGGCAGATGATGGCTGCAACGCCGATCGCGTCGTTGTCGCCGCCGGTAAAGAACCAGATGCTGACACCGGCAAACAGGGCCCCGTCGGCAAACCGGTCCAGGGTGGAATCGAGGAACCCGCCCCATTTCCCGGTGCGCTCCTGCTGCCGCGCCATGATGCCGTCAATCACGTCGGAGAAGATGAACGCCGTGATGAACAGGGTTCCCCAGAACAGCTCGCCCAGCGGATAGAAGACCAGCCCGCCGATCATCACGCCCAGGGTGCCCAGGATCGTCACGGCGTCGGGAGTGACGCCCCGCTTCAGCAGCCAGGCAGCCAGCGGCGTGAACAGTCCGGTGAAGAAGCCGCGGGCGTATTTGTTCAGCACCGCTCAGTCCTCACTTGCCGCGGCCTGCGGCCAGGCGTCGGCCACCTGCCGGCGGACATCGCCGAGGGTCTGGGTGATGGCCTTGGTCTGCGCGATGATCGGCAGGAAGTTGCCGTCTCCACCCCAGCGCGGCACGATGTGCTGGTGCAGGTGCGCGGCGATGCCCGCTCCCCCGGTGACGCCCTGGTTCATGCCGAGGTTGAAACCGCTGGGATTGGACACCTTCCGCAGCACGCGCATGGCGGTCTGGGTGAGCGCGGCAATTTCAGCGGTTTCCTGCTCGTCGATGTCCGTGTAGTCCGGCACATGCCGGTACGGGCAGACGAGCAGGTGCCCGGCGTTGTACGGAAACAGGTTCAGGATGACGAAGGCATGCTTGCCGCGGTGCACAATCAGCGACTCCTCGTCCGAACGGGACGGAGCGGCGCAGAACGGGCAGTTGTGCTCCGAGGAGACCTGTTCCTGCCCGCCCTTGATATATGCCAGCCGGTGCGGAGTCCACAGGCGTGCAAAGGAATCCGGCACCCCGGGAAGCTCGAATGAATCCGTGACGCCGGCGTCGCCCGGGTAGGGACTGCCGCCGTCGTCCTGGCTGCTGTTATCCATCTGCACTCCTGCTCCCCCGCCGCTTCGCCCGGGACCGCTTACTTGTCCCGGTTCCGAACGGCCTCGACGATCCGCTTCACCGCTTCTTCAACCGGCACGCCGTTGTCCTGGCTGCCGTCCCGGAAGCGGAAGGACACGGCGCCGGCATCGGCGTCGTCGCCCCCGGCGATCAGGACAAACGGGATCTTGTCCTTGGACGCGGTGCGGATCTTCTTCGGGAACCGATCGGTGCCGGTGTCCACCTGGGCGCGGATGCCCTGGGCCTTGAGCTTGTCGACGACGTCGAACATGTAATCGTTGAACGCCTCAGCCACGGGAATGCCGACCACCTGCACCGGAGCCAGCCAGGCCGGGAACGCGCCGGCGTAGTGCTCGGTGAGCACCGCCATGAAGCGTTCCACGGAACCGAACAGGGCGCGGTGGATCATGACCGGGCGCTGGCGGCTGCCGTCGGCGGCCTGGTACTCGAGCTCGAAGCGCTCGGGCAGGTTGAAGTCCAGCTGGATGGTGGACATCTGCCAGGTGCGGCCGATGGCGTCGCGGGCCTGGACGGAGATCTTCGGGCCGTAGAAGGCCGCTCCGCCCGGATCCGGGACCAGGTCCAGGCCGGAGGCTTCGGCAACCTCGGCGAGGGTGCGGGTGGCTTCGTCCCACACGTCGTCGGAGCCCACGTACTTCTCCGGGTCCTTGGTGGACAGTTCCAGGTAGAAGTCATCCAGGCCGTAATCCTTGAGCAGGTCAAGGACGAACTTCAGCGTGCTGGTGAGCTCGTCCTTCATCTGGTCGCGGGTGCAGTAGATGTGGGCGTCGTCCTGGGTCATGCCCCGCACGCGGGTCAGGCCGTGGATGACGCCGGACTTCTCGTAGCGGTACACGGAACCGAATTCGAACAGGCGCAGCGGCAGTTCGCGGTAGGACCGTCCGCGGGAGCGGAAGATCAGGTTGTGCATGGGGCAGTTCATCGGCTTCAGGTAGTAGTCCTGGCCGGGCTTGATGACCGCGCCGGTTTCCGGATCGGTGACCTCGTCCACGTGCATCGGAGGGAACATCCCGTCGCGGTACCAGTCCAGGTGGCCGGAGACCTCGTACAGGTGGCCCTTGGTGATGTGCGGGGTGTAGACGAACTCGTAGCCGGCCTCGGTGTGCCGCTGGCGGGAGTAGTCCTCCATCGCCTTGCGGATGATGCCGCCCTTGGGGTGGAACACCGGCAGGCCGGAACCCAGCTCGTCCGGGAAGGAGAACAGGTCCAGTTCGGTGCCCAGCTTGCGGTGGTCGCGGCGCTCGGCCTCGGCCAGCCGTTCCTGGTAGGCCTTCAGCGCGTCCTTGGTGGGCCACGCGGTGCCGTAGATGCGCTGCAGCTGCTGGTTCTTCTGGTCGCCCAGCCAGTAGGCGGCGGAGGAACGGGTCAGCGCGAAGGCGTTGGAGATGAGCTTGGTGTTGGGCAGGTGCGGGCCGCGGCAAAGGTCGCACCAGACGACGTCGCCGGACTTGCGGTCCACGTTGTCGTAGATGGTGATCTCGCCGGCACCGACCTCGATGTTCGCGCCCTCGCCGGCTTCGTCGGCGCCGTCCTTCTTGCCCAGCAGCTCAAGCTTGTACGGCTCGTTGGCCATGGCTTCGCGGGCTTCGTCTTCGGACACCACGCGGCGGGCGAACTTCTGGTTCGAGTTGATGATCTTCTGCATCATCTTCTCGAGGGTCTTCAGGTCCTCCGGCGTGAACGCCTCGGCAACGTCGAAGTCGAAGTAGAAGCCGTCCTTGATGTACGGGCCGATGCCCAGCTTGGCGTCCGGACGCAGCTGCTGCACGGCCTGGGCCATGACGTGCGCGGTGGAGTGGCGCAGCACGTTCAGTCCGTCTTCGGAGTCGATGGTCACGGACTCCACGGAAGCACCCGGGGCCAGCTCGGTGTCCAGGTCCTTCAGGACGCCGTCCACGCGCATGACGACGACGTCGCGGCGGTCGAAGAACAGCTGTGCACCTGTGGTGCCAGTATCCACCGTGGTCTCTTCGCCGTCGACGATGAGGGTGAACTGTTCTGGCACTGACACGGTTGTCTCCTAGATTTGGTTTGTACGGCGTCTGCGGGCCGGTCAAGAGGTGACCGGCTCCTTCTGCGCCCCTTCGATGTTATCCGCTGTAGTTGGGCCCCACCAACCTGCCGCGCTGGAGACGGGGCAGGTTGGCGGTGTCATTCAGGTCCCAGGCCTCCAGCGCCTGCATGCTGATCCCGCGCGGCCCGGTGCGGCGGGTCAGGCCGCGAACGAGCATCAGCTGCGTTCCGAAGAGCAGCGGACCGGTTTTTTCCTGCGCCTCGGTGAAGAACGTGCAGTCGACGCAGCCGGTGCCGTCGTCGAGGCTGATGAACACCACCCGGCGGCCGCCGCGCATGGGCGGCGTCTGCGTGGCCACCCGGATCCCGGCCACCAGCACCTCGGTACCGTTGCGCAGCTCCATTAGGTCCCGGGCCTTGGTCACGCCCAGCTTCGCCAGCAGCGGGCCATAGCTGTCGATCAGGTGGGCGCTGACGTCCACTGACAGGAGGTCCAGTTCGGTGCGCACCTTTTCGCGCAGCGTCGGTTCGGGCAGTTCGGCGGGCAGGTTCTCCAGTTCGGTGTCGCCCAGCGGCAACGCGAGCTGGCCGGGAATCGGATCGTATTTCCGCGGTGCGCTCCGCGGCGGAGCCAGGTCCA
This genomic interval from Arthrobacter sp. zg-Y820 contains the following:
- a CDS encoding Mur ligase family protein gives rise to the protein MSSFSVLTGKLVRSASKLRGGGSALPGLVVEKIDPDFIRRTLADLPLGVAVVSGTNGKTTTTKMVVELLESQGLKVFTNRTGSNFTRGVAAALLGEVDWRGRLDADVAVLELDEAHAVHFVKLIQPRYSLLLNVLRDQLDRFGEIDKTTRLLEAIAKATTGTVVLNREDPRVAGIAASLDKQEVRYFGLDASLRSTFPNDDEMRGSKAEALAAVLPADVVLERVAETDADFRVDDAVVTTGLKLRGVYNIFNAAAALALARVISGPQANSEALFTALSNVEPAFGRGESLVVNGQPLELVLVKNPSGFRLGLKSFAAHGYSTMIAINDNYADGRDMSWLWDVDFETLAENGVNMVTGVRAYDMALRLKYDDVPVADMDPDITDALKKFITVSGQRPMRIFCTYTAMLAVRRELSKITTVEVVS
- a CDS encoding glutamine amidotransferase, which translates into the protein MSEDLSAAQDRTINVLQLYPREMNIYGDWGNVLVLKQRLKWYGYKANVLEYNVGDEFPAGVDLLVGGGGQDSGQVVIQDDLQALAPTLRAMAEDDVPMLAICGLYQLFGRFFKTHTGTVIPGIGLLDLETHGGTERLIGNVLSVSEEFGEIHGYENHSGQTFLGPGVKPLAEVRKGEGNNTKDSYEGARYRNVVASYLHGSLLPKNPAIADFLIQQAVIRKFGSFDPVPPSVQDLEELAKLSELARQHAGQRPR
- a CDS encoding CapA family protein codes for the protein MGARRFGFTAVLLLVLAAGCSPGTSDPVPSEPAQSSEPRISSDAATGTAAPSPAAVPEPTPGLGAGCAAVRCFSMMLAGDLLVHPQLWAQAETDAAASGRKPLDFRPLLEGKRAYLDRADLGICHMETPVAEAQGPYAGYPLFNVPPQILSAAQDVGYDACTTASNHTVDAGTAGLNRTLAELDALGLEHTGSYASEADAAKPMILEAPAAKVSVIEATYGLNGMSAEFDWQVDLLDPADMIARAQAARAAGADVVVGAVHAGDEYASVPNAQQIETAHALADSGEFDFIYGHHSHSVLPIENYNGTWIAYGLGNAVTELSPWYDVNNEGLILRAQFGQDDVGGWSVTDLAWAPSVIVSDPYRWCSVAADRPQGACASESQAAAVRARTIGVVESMGAAEAGAREWLVSAEPAP
- a CDS encoding M3 family metallopeptidase; this translates as MSNPFLSTSTLPYQLPPWKEITPDDFLPAFKAGFEEQLAEIDAILANPQAPDFTNTVAAMELAGQTLARTASAFFTLTAADATDQVQAIQQEVGPQLAAHEDSIYLNKALWARLEAVSPEGLDAESARLLDEYRRSFIRAGARLDDDGQARMRELNSRLSVLGTDYAQKLLRDTNDSALLLADAAELDGLSADDVASAAAAAAEAGAEGSYLLSLVLPTSQPALASLTNRETRRRLLEASLNRGFRDNDDNTLALAAEMAALRAERAALLGFANLAEFATDNQTAPSLDAIHSMLDQLAPPAVRNARAEAELLREAARRDGIDELAAWDWSYYSEQVRREKFSVDRSALRPYFELERVLNDGVFYAANRLYGLTFTERPDLTGYHPDVRVWEVKNDDGSALGLFLGDYYTRDTKAGGAWMNSLVHQSALLGTQAVVINNLNIPKPPAGEPTLLSFDEVVTAFHEFGHALHGLFSDVTYPQFSGTAVPRDFVEYPSQVNEMWMLWPEVVANFARHHVTGEPLPQETIDKIEAASTWGEGFGTTEYLGSALLDLAWHELAPGETVADPQQFEADALSRAGVALDLVPPRYRSGYFKHIFAGGYAASYYAYIWSEVLDADTVEWFKENGGLTRENGDRFRLELLARGNSIDPLQAFRNFRGREAAIEPLLHRRGLA
- a CDS encoding GNAT family N-acetyltransferase; translated protein: MVTIAACQDLHQDWLKKLAGVTGGRTFSTHEAEWVWLPARRQLVLLYPQRISPAGIRPGLTEGMRLGAQSVSVWLNNAVGYAPLEAFGFRRGPQPLWMSAPVDVPQQYSAAAATIDPEPAEVSGPDAEELAAGRGHPRTAWHLTTRGEGKLTGRAWVYVPAAEEPGKSLGGIFGLAVGPSSRRQGYGTALLSRAATVAATAGANRLAINAAPLGAELCAARGFELIGRGQQLTLDLR
- the pgsA gene encoding phosphatidylinositol phosphate synthase — protein: MLNKYARGFFTGLFTPLAAWLLKRGVTPDAVTILGTLGVMIGGLVFYPLGELFWGTLFITAFIFSDVIDGIMARQQERTGKWGGFLDSTLDRFADGALFAGVSIWFFTGGDNDAIGVAAIICLVLGMLVSYIRAKAESLGFNANVGIAERAERLVSLLVATGLVGLGVPEVLLLVVLVALCAASCVTIIQRMSAVHRQAQLGNPAA
- a CDS encoding HIT domain-containing protein, which codes for MDNSSQDDGGSPYPGDAGVTDSFELPGVPDSFARLWTPHRLAYIKGGQEQVSSEHNCPFCAAPSRSDEESLIVHRGKHAFVILNLFPYNAGHLLVCPYRHVPDYTDIDEQETAEIAALTQTAMRVLRKVSNPSGFNLGMNQGVTGGAGIAAHLHQHIVPRWGGDGNFLPIIAQTKAITQTLGDVRRQVADAWPQAAASED
- the thrS gene encoding threonine--tRNA ligase, coding for MSVPEQFTLIVDGEETTVDTGTTGAQLFFDRRDVVVMRVDGVLKDLDTELAPGASVESVTIDSEDGLNVLRHSTAHVMAQAVQQLRPDAKLGIGPYIKDGFYFDFDVAEAFTPEDLKTLEKMMQKIINSNQKFARRVVSEDEAREAMANEPYKLELLGKKDGADEAGEGANIEVGAGEITIYDNVDRKSGDVVWCDLCRGPHLPNTKLISNAFALTRSSAAYWLGDQKNQQLQRIYGTAWPTKDALKAYQERLAEAERRDHRKLGTELDLFSFPDELGSGLPVFHPKGGIIRKAMEDYSRQRHTEAGYEFVYTPHITKGHLYEVSGHLDWYRDGMFPPMHVDEVTDPETGAVIKPGQDYYLKPMNCPMHNLIFRSRGRSYRELPLRLFEFGSVYRYEKSGVIHGLTRVRGMTQDDAHIYCTRDQMKDELTSTLKFVLDLLKDYGLDDFYLELSTKDPEKYVGSDDVWDEATRTLAEVAEASGLDLVPDPGGAAFYGPKISVQARDAIGRTWQMSTIQLDFNLPERFELEYQAADGSRQRPVMIHRALFGSVERFMAVLTEHYAGAFPAWLAPVQVVGIPVAEAFNDYMFDVVDKLKAQGIRAQVDTGTDRFPKKIRTASKDKIPFVLIAGGDDADAGAVSFRFRDGSQDNGVPVEEAVKRIVEAVRNRDK